From Chryseobacterium sp. IHB B 17019, one genomic window encodes:
- a CDS encoding T9SS type B sorting domain-containing protein, with product MKKNLLYYFFIILLCLSGKLSSQTYQLTGNPVNTTGWDLVSSAVVSGDFVQLTQDIGNQYGAVKLATPINLKYCDKWKVEFDFRIDGNGTTQYGRGDGFTFWYLANPPTGFVSGGGLGIPANANGLMVGFDIFNNSTEGQMSKIHVLYGTNNTTGNNIEYNTTPGSTFHSPDLNPTQPFVGATYKHVEINGETDLANPTNWIIKIRLDGVLIVDQSFAPSGGAIGMTTGYFGFSAATGGASARHSIKNAKVYIDKVPILTNTVTPFVCVNPSTGNGTVDLTSFQNQFVANPGSYIFTYFGPGGTPITNPSNYSYSGAVNISVVVKDPSSTLCDNGDGQIVLNPTPFSASDVTLTGCNNNNAGGAIFDLTTAAVSTVPGVTKQFYNTMYDLNNNLNQITNPTAYLSPAATLYCKVTTPQGCVDVAEITLALYPVVNVQEATLRSCAIETNPSMASFDLTLAAVTTQTATKKYYPSLTDAENGTNEILNPTAYISPNGVIYIKVTNANGCYGIAKVNLIVIAPVYSNVLEDKIICMEDTTTLDAGPGFTGYQWSTGATTQTITNVGVGTYWVKLKTGQCVATQTVKVYPSEQPVITSIDISNSTVTVFATGGTAPYKYSMDGINWQDSNEFKNVARGDAKIYVKDAYDCDPIVITIVVPNLINVITPNGDGINDAIDYSALAGKQGLVLNVFDRYGAKIFQADKSNKYRWDGTVGGRKVPTGSYWYSVSWNENDKKNTLIKYSGWILVKNRD from the coding sequence ATGAAGAAAAATTTACTCTATTATTTTTTTATCATTTTATTGTGTCTGTCCGGAAAGCTATCATCACAGACCTATCAGCTTACCGGGAATCCCGTAAATACTACAGGTTGGGATCTTGTTTCAAGCGCCGTAGTAAGCGGAGATTTTGTGCAACTTACCCAAGATATAGGAAACCAATATGGTGCGGTAAAGCTGGCAACTCCTATTAATCTTAAATATTGTGATAAATGGAAAGTGGAATTCGATTTCAGAATAGACGGAAACGGAACTACACAATATGGCAGAGGTGACGGATTTACTTTTTGGTACCTTGCCAATCCGCCAACAGGATTTGTTTCCGGAGGTGGATTAGGAATTCCGGCAAACGCAAACGGACTTATGGTGGGCTTTGACATTTTCAACAACAGCACAGAAGGTCAGATGAGTAAGATCCATGTTCTATACGGAACCAATAATACAACAGGAAATAATATTGAATACAATACAACTCCTGGAAGTACATTCCACTCTCCGGATCTTAATCCAACGCAGCCATTCGTAGGTGCAACCTACAAGCACGTGGAAATAAACGGAGAAACAGATCTTGCAAACCCAACGAACTGGATCATCAAAATCCGACTGGACGGAGTCTTGATTGTAGACCAATCTTTTGCCCCTTCAGGAGGAGCAATCGGGATGACTACAGGCTATTTCGGATTCTCTGCGGCAACTGGAGGCGCGAGTGCAAGGCATTCCATAAAAAATGCTAAAGTATATATCGACAAGGTTCCTATCTTAACAAATACGGTTACTCCTTTCGTTTGTGTAAATCCTTCGACAGGAAACGGAACGGTGGATCTTACATCTTTCCAGAATCAATTCGTTGCTAATCCTGGAAGTTATATTTTTACCTATTTCGGCCCGGGAGGAACGCCCATTACAAACCCTTCCAACTATAGTTATTCGGGTGCAGTAAATATTTCTGTTGTTGTAAAAGATCCCTCCTCCACATTGTGCGATAACGGCGATGGGCAAATTGTCCTGAATCCGACACCTTTCTCCGCCAGCGATGTAACATTGACCGGGTGTAATAACAATAATGCAGGAGGTGCAATATTTGACCTTACGACCGCAGCTGTTTCAACTGTTCCGGGCGTTACAAAACAGTTCTACAACACAATGTACGACCTGAACAACAATCTTAACCAGATTACAAATCCTACAGCTTACCTTTCACCGGCAGCCACATTGTACTGTAAGGTGACAACTCCGCAGGGATGTGTTGATGTAGCAGAAATCACATTAGCATTATATCCGGTGGTAAACGTACAGGAAGCTACTTTAAGATCATGTGCAATTGAAACCAATCCTTCAATGGCTTCATTCGATCTTACTCTGGCAGCTGTAACTACACAAACAGCTACTAAAAAATATTACCCTTCTTTAACTGATGCAGAAAACGGAACCAATGAAATTCTGAATCCTACAGCATACATTTCTCCAAATGGGGTAATTTATATTAAAGTAACTAATGCAAATGGATGTTACGGAATCGCTAAAGTTAATTTAATTGTAATCGCTCCGGTTTACTCAAATGTTTTGGAAGATAAAATCATTTGTATGGAAGACACTACAACTCTGGACGCGGGTCCCGGATTCACAGGTTATCAATGGAGTACCGGTGCAACTACGCAGACCATAACTAATGTAGGCGTAGGAACTTATTGGGTAAAACTAAAAACCGGACAATGTGTGGCAACCCAGACTGTAAAAGTTTATCCTTCCGAGCAGCCAGTGATCACAAGTATTGATATTTCTAATTCCACAGTTACCGTGTTTGCAACGGGAGGAACTGCTCCTTACAAATATTCAATGGACGGGATCAACTGGCAGGATTCCAACGAATTCAAAAACGTTGCGAGAGGTGATGCAAAAATATATGTAAAAGATGCCTATGATTGTGATCCTATCGTTATTACAATCGTAGTTCCGAACCTTATTAATGTAATCACTCCAAACGGCGACGGAATTAATGACGCTATTGATTATTCGGCTTTGGCGGGCAAGCAAGGTCTCGTACTGAATGTATTCGACAGGTACGGAGCAAAAATTTTCCAAGCCGATAAATCAAACAAATACAGATGGGACGGAACTGTAGGGGGAAGGAAAGTTCCTACCGGAAGCTACTGGTATTCTGTTTCATGGAACGAAAATGACAAGAAGAATACACTAATCAAATACTCAGGTTGGATTCTTGTAAAAAACAGAGATTAA